Proteins encoded within one genomic window of Glycine soja cultivar W05 chromosome 1, ASM419377v2, whole genome shotgun sequence:
- the LOC114421838 gene encoding PI-PLC X domain-containing protein At5g67130-like isoform X2: MYSCHRLWARPLLRQLPCFGPDSARLHQRPSHHRYISHMQVNGLPFNKYSWIMTHNSFSIVDAPPLPGGVQRLTFYNQEDTVTNQLRNGVRGLMLDMYDFENDIWLCHSFRGQCFNFTAFQPAINTLREVEAFLTQNPTEIVTIVIEDYVRTPKGLTNLFTNAGLDKYWFPVSDMPKKGEDWPTVTEMVQANHRLLVFTSDASKEAEEGIAYQWSYMVENESGDPGVQGGSCPHRKESKLLNSRSASLFLQNYFPTDPVEADSCKEHSAPLADMVNTCYKAAGNVLPNFIAVNFYMRSDGGGVFDIVDKINGHSLCGCNTVSACQEGAPFGSCKNIAVPDTTPVTNTTGSFTGYVQFSRSASPVHSPNCWLFLAFYLRLITILLQL, from the exons ATGTACAGCTGCCACCGATTGTGGGCCAGGCCTCTATTGCGGCAATTGCCCTGCTTTGGGCCGGACTCGGCCCGTTTGCACCAGAGGCCAAGCCACCATCGTTACATCTCTC acaTGCAGGTGAATGGTTTGCCCTTCAACAAGTACTCGTGGATCATGACCCATAATTCATTCAGCATCGTGGATGCGCCACCTTTGCCTGGAGGAGTTCAGAGACTCACCTTTTACAATCAAGAAGACACTGTTACTAACCAGTTGAGG AATGGAGTGAGAGGATTGATGTTGGATATGTACGACTTCGAGAATGATATCTGGCTCTGTCATTCATTTCGAGGACAATGCTTCAACTTCACTGCCTTT CAACCTGCAATAAATACTTTGAGAGAAGTGGAGGCATTCTTGACTCAAAATCCAACGGAGATTGTCACCATTGTAATTGAGGATTATGTGCGTACTCCAAAGGGGTTGACTAATCTATTCACAAATGCTGGACTTGATAAATATTGGTTTCCCGTGTCTGATATGCCTAAAAAGGGAGAAGATTGGCCCACTGTAACAGAGATGGTTCAAGCAAATCACCGACTTCTTGTTTTTACTTCGGATGCTTCAAAGGAAGCTGAAGAAGGAATAGCTTATCAGTGGTCTTACATGGTTGAGAATGAGT CTGGAGATCCTGGAGTTCAAGGGGGTTCTTGCCCGCATAGAAAAGAATCAAAGCTGTTAAATTCTAGAAGTGCATCACTTTTCTTGCAGAATTACTTTCCAACAGATCCAGTTGAAGCTGACTCATGCAAAGAGCATTCTGCTCCACTTGCTGATATGGTGAACACATGTTACAAAGCTGCAGGGAATGTGCTGCCTAACTTTATAGCAGTTAATTTTTACATG CGGAGTGATGGTGGGGGTGTTTTTGATATCGTGGACAAAATAAATGGCCATTCATTGTGCGGCTGTAATACAGTCTCTGCTTGCCAG GAGGGAGCACCTTTTGGATCTTGCAAGAACATTGCTGTACCTGATACAACTCCAGTGACCAACACAACTGGAAGCTTTACAGGATATGTTCAGTTCTCTAGATCAGCTTCACCAGTCCATTCTCCAAATTGCTGGCTTTTCCTAGCGTTTTACTTACGGCTTATTACTATTTTATTGCAATTGTGA
- the LOC114421838 gene encoding PI-PLC X domain-containing protein At5g67130-like isoform X1: MLMCSRFLDYRTKCRASTPTIFASFFFSLFLTSSAACFNGNCQVLEACTAATDCGPGLYCGNCPALGRTRPVCTRGQATIVTSLVNGLPFNKYSWIMTHNSFSIVDAPPLPGGVQRLTFYNQEDTVTNQLRNGVRGLMLDMYDFENDIWLCHSFRGQCFNFTAFQPAINTLREVEAFLTQNPTEIVTIVIEDYVRTPKGLTNLFTNAGLDKYWFPVSDMPKKGEDWPTVTEMVQANHRLLVFTSDASKEAEEGIAYQWSYMVENESGDPGVQGGSCPHRKESKLLNSRSASLFLQNYFPTDPVEADSCKEHSAPLADMVNTCYKAAGNVLPNFIAVNFYMRSDGGGVFDIVDKINGHSLCGCNTVSACQEGAPFGSCKNIAVPDTTPVTNTTGSFTGYVQFSRSASPVHSPNCWLFLAFYLRLITILLQL; encoded by the exons ATGCTCATGTGCTCGCGTTTCTTGGATTACCGCACCAAATGCAGAGCCTCAACCCCTACCATCTTTGCCtcattcttcttctccctcTTCCTCACCTCTTCCGCCGCATGCTTTAACGGAAATTGCCAG GTTCTGGAAGCATGTACAGCTGCCACCGATTGTGGGCCAGGCCTCTATTGCGGCAATTGCCCTGCTTTGGGCCGGACTCGGCCCGTTTGCACCAGAGGCCAAGCCACCATCGTTACATCTCTC GTGAATGGTTTGCCCTTCAACAAGTACTCGTGGATCATGACCCATAATTCATTCAGCATCGTGGATGCGCCACCTTTGCCTGGAGGAGTTCAGAGACTCACCTTTTACAATCAAGAAGACACTGTTACTAACCAGTTGAGG AATGGAGTGAGAGGATTGATGTTGGATATGTACGACTTCGAGAATGATATCTGGCTCTGTCATTCATTTCGAGGACAATGCTTCAACTTCACTGCCTTT CAACCTGCAATAAATACTTTGAGAGAAGTGGAGGCATTCTTGACTCAAAATCCAACGGAGATTGTCACCATTGTAATTGAGGATTATGTGCGTACTCCAAAGGGGTTGACTAATCTATTCACAAATGCTGGACTTGATAAATATTGGTTTCCCGTGTCTGATATGCCTAAAAAGGGAGAAGATTGGCCCACTGTAACAGAGATGGTTCAAGCAAATCACCGACTTCTTGTTTTTACTTCGGATGCTTCAAAGGAAGCTGAAGAAGGAATAGCTTATCAGTGGTCTTACATGGTTGAGAATGAGT CTGGAGATCCTGGAGTTCAAGGGGGTTCTTGCCCGCATAGAAAAGAATCAAAGCTGTTAAATTCTAGAAGTGCATCACTTTTCTTGCAGAATTACTTTCCAACAGATCCAGTTGAAGCTGACTCATGCAAAGAGCATTCTGCTCCACTTGCTGATATGGTGAACACATGTTACAAAGCTGCAGGGAATGTGCTGCCTAACTTTATAGCAGTTAATTTTTACATG CGGAGTGATGGTGGGGGTGTTTTTGATATCGTGGACAAAATAAATGGCCATTCATTGTGCGGCTGTAATACAGTCTCTGCTTGCCAG GAGGGAGCACCTTTTGGATCTTGCAAGAACATTGCTGTACCTGATACAACTCCAGTGACCAACACAACTGGAAGCTTTACAGGATATGTTCAGTTCTCTAGATCAGCTTCACCAGTCCATTCTCCAAATTGCTGGCTTTTCCTAGCGTTTTACTTACGGCTTATTACTATTTTATTGCAATTGTGA